A window of the Dioscorea cayenensis subsp. rotundata cultivar TDr96_F1 chromosome 14, TDr96_F1_v2_PseudoChromosome.rev07_lg8_w22 25.fasta, whole genome shotgun sequence genome harbors these coding sequences:
- the LOC120276064 gene encoding uncharacterized protein LOC120276064, giving the protein MEDPINTPAEYGKSHKWMKRSIFWNLPYWKTNLIRHNLDVLHIEKNVFENVFYTVMNVKGKSKDNMKARKDVGILCDRKEIAIPSNSISQTIPKALYTLTKDQRRVICEWLHNLRFPDGYASNLGKCVDMNALKITCMKSHDCHTICSAMLDIDKLMELEKKVAVILCNLEKIFPPSFFDSMEHLIIHLPYEARIGGINDGAFEPFSIFNYIGRSQGRPKIRWLSENKLHVAHTYILRNCPEVQPYYKIFVNYLQGNSLDAINKAIDKHFAKWFENFVANKVNQVIDPLLQSLAWGPSMKVTTWPGYFINGYNFDSVTHGIEKATMNSGICVQGSNVEEICTDFYGLLQDVVQLEYHGNRWNRVVLFECTWFDPINGTKVNPLYKLVDVNRKKMYAKYDPFVLAQQAIQVNYIEYPSMKKDKVDWLAVCKTKAKRMVEASWPGKDSTAYQMEEITSNPVISIIQEIPSLVDP; this is encoded by the exons ATGGAGGACCCCATTAACACACCTGCAGAGTATGGAAAAAGTCACAAGTGGATGAAAAGAAGTATTTTTTGGAATCTACCATATTGGAAAACTAACTTGATCCGACATAATCTTGATGTGTTGCACATAGAGAAAAATGTGTTTGAAAATGTTTTCTATACTGTGATGAATGTGAAAGGGAAGAGTAAAGATAATATGAAGGCCAGGAAAGATGTTGGAATTCTTTGTGACCGTAAGGAGATAGCAATTCCTTCAAATAGTATAAGTCAGACTATTCCAAAAGCATTATACACCTTAACCAAAGATCAGAGGAGGGTTATTTGTGAATGGCTTCATAACTTGAGGTTTCCCGATGGTTATGCTTCTAATCTTGGAAAATGTGTTGATATGAATGCATTGAAGATAACCTGCATGAAGAGTCACGACTGCCAC ACAATATGCTCTGCTATGCTTGACATTGATAAACTAATGGAGTTAGAGAAAAAGGTTGCGGTGATTTTATGCAACTTGGAGAAAATATTCCCTCCATCTTTCTTTGATTCTATGGAGCATCTCATTATCCATTTGCCTTATGAAGCTAGAATTGGAG GGATTAATGATGGTGCCTTTGAACCTTTCTCTATATTCAATTACATAGGTCGAAGTCAAGGTCGTCCAAAGATTAGATGGCTTTCTGAAAATAAGTTGCATGTGGCACATACTTATATATTACGAAATTGTCCAGAAGTGCAACCATATTACAA GATATTTGTCAACTACCTACAAGGGAACTCTCTTGATGCCATcaataaggcaattgataagcATTTTGCAAAgtggtttgaaaatttt GTGGCAAATAAGGTCAATCAAGTCATTGATCCTCTCTTGCAAAGCCTTGCTTGGGGTCCATCTATGAAAGTGACAACATGGCCAGGATACTTCATCAATGGTTATAACTTTGATAGTGTCACCCATGGCATTGAGAAAGCCACCATGAATAGTGGCATATGTGTACAAGGGTCCAATGTTGAGGAGATATGCACTGATTTCTATGGTTTATTGCAGGATGTAGTCCAACTTGAGTACCATGGTAATAGATGGAACCGTGTTGTCCTCTTCGAGTGTACATGGTTTGATCCAATAAATGGCACCAAGGTTAATCCTTTATATAAATTGGTTGATGTTAATcggaaaaaaatgtatgcaaagtATGATCCATTTGTATTGGCACAACAAGCCATTCAAGTGAACTATATTGAGTATCCTAGCATGAAAAAGGATAAGGTTGATTGGTTAGCTGTGTGCAAGACAAAAGCTAAGAGAATGGTTGAGGCAAGTTGGCCAGGCAAAGATAGCACCGCATATCAAATGGAGGAAATTACATCAAATCCGGTTATCAGTATTATACAAGAGATTCCTTCTTTGGTTGATCCATAA